The following proteins are co-located in the Deltaproteobacteria bacterium genome:
- the hypD gene encoding hydrogenase formation protein HypD, with translation MKYLDEFRDPSIAKALIGRIRSSASRLSRSVKIMEICGSHTVSIFRSGIKSVLPPNVTMISGPGCPVCVTAMEDMDRMISLACGEERDSHIIATFGDMIRVPGTVTSLEREMASGADVRVTTSPLDSLLWAEENPEKEIVFLGVGFETTSPTVAAVVKRAKTAGLANFSVYPAFKLLPPALEALLDGGDVAIDGFLCPGHVSIMLGAAAYRPFSSKYQKPCVVAGFEPLDILLGISMILDQLLNDKHEVGNAYSRAVSEDGNQNAMSLLLEVFQPCDAPWRGLGVIPSSGLGFNDAFMAFDAVERFGLAAVPTGSDPPECACGEVLRGVTSPPECPLFGLGCTPDMPIGSCMVSSEGSCAAWFKYSGGG, from the coding sequence ATGAAGTATCTTGACGAGTTCAGGGATCCTTCAATAGCGAAGGCGCTGATAGGTAGGATCCGATCATCCGCATCGCGGCTTTCACGGTCGGTCAAGATCATGGAGATCTGCGGAAGCCACACGGTTTCCATCTTCAGATCAGGCATCAAGAGCGTTCTTCCGCCGAACGTCACAATGATTTCCGGACCGGGGTGTCCCGTGTGTGTCACAGCCATGGAGGATATGGACCGGATGATCTCCCTTGCCTGTGGGGAGGAACGGGATAGCCACATCATAGCCACCTTCGGGGACATGATCCGGGTTCCCGGCACCGTGACCAGCCTGGAGAGGGAAATGGCCTCGGGCGCGGACGTCCGGGTGACCACATCGCCTCTCGATTCACTCCTTTGGGCCGAGGAGAACCCGGAAAAGGAGATTGTTTTCCTGGGCGTGGGGTTCGAGACCACCTCGCCCACCGTTGCCGCGGTTGTAAAGAGGGCGAAAACCGCCGGGCTTGCCAATTTTTCCGTCTATCCCGCTTTCAAGCTTCTTCCCCCAGCCCTTGAAGCCCTTCTCGACGGCGGGGATGTCGCCATTGACGGTTTCCTGTGTCCGGGCCATGTCAGCATCATGTTAGGAGCGGCTGCCTACCGCCCATTCAGTTCGAAATATCAAAAGCCGTGTGTTGTTGCCGGTTTCGAACCACTGGATATTTTATTAGGAATATCAATGATTTTAGATCAATTACTTAATGATAAACATGAGGTTGGCAACGCCTATTCACGGGCGGTTTCCGAGGATGGAAATCAGAATGCCATGTCCCTTCTCCTCGAGGTTTTTCAGCCGTGCGATGCCCCGTGGAGGGGGTTGGGGGTCATACCCTCTTCCGGCCTGGGTTTCAACGATGCCTTCATGGCCTTTGACGCCGTTGAACGGTTCGGCCTTGCCGCTGTTCCCACCGGGTCCGACCCTCCGGAATGCGCCTGCGGGGAGGTTCTGCGCGGTGTAACCTCACCTCCGGAATGTCCCCTGTTTGGTTTGGGCTGCACCCCGGACATGCCTATTGGATCGTGCATGGTGTCCTCGGAGGGATCCTGTGCCGCCTGGTTCAAGTATTCCGGTGGGGGTTGA
- a CDS encoding HypC/HybG/HupF family hydrogenase formation chaperone yields the protein MCIAVPGKIISIDDINMAIVDYGGTTKAASLDLLPEVEVGDYVLVHAGFAINRLDEEEAMETIKLFEEYMMTL from the coding sequence ATGTGCATCGCGGTACCCGGGAAGATAATCTCAATTGACGACATCAACATGGCCATTGTGGATTATGGCGGGACTACGAAAGCGGCGTCCCTGGACCTGCTGCCCGAGGTGGAGGTAGGGGACTATGTCCTGGTCCATGCCGGGTTCGCCATCAACCGCCTCGATGAGGAGGAGGCCATGGAAACCATCAAACTTTTTGAGGAATACATGATGACTTTGTAA
- the hypF gene encoding carbamoyltransferase HypF, whose product MRIRTRYRIEIEGIVQGVGFRPFVYRLAEEIGLTGWVTNTSDGVLIEVEGPGEGVEMFTGRLEREAPPLSAITSVAGRHLPPAGYRDFTIRGSIARPDRKVLVSPDTAICPDCRRELLDPDDRRHGYPFINCTNCGPRYTIINSIPYDRPNTSMARFTMCPRCRAEYDDPADRRFHAQPNACEECGPRLQFRPVDGSSRSGDPLRLTVKAIRQGRIAAIKGLGGFHLAVDPFNGGAVRRLRSLKGREEKPFAVMVRDMETAGKLCVLKEGSEDLLTSTESPIVLLNKRPDPGLAIAAEVAPKSRYFGLMLPYTPLHTVLMEEFDALVMTSANIAEEPLSADNEEAQRRLSGIADIYLMHDREIVLRCDDSIVMPNRDDPAKGPVVLRRARGFVPAPVPLPMSGDPVLALGPELKGTVCLTRGNQAFIGQHLGDLKNMETLLFLREVVTHLMDILQVSPRAVACDMHPDYLTSRLVEEGEKNPWGEDLPVYRVQHHQAHILSCMAENGVDGPALGLALDGTGYGTDGTIWGGEILWVDGTRMRRLGHLRTVWMPGGDQAIREPYRMALSCLVECRGPKEAIKLAPVLFPGILENDLEVLAGFVERRTHGIMTSSCGRLFDAFSAMLGVCLRSRYEGQAAIELEMLTDTSVKDTLPFSVGFDQDGMATIDMLPAFDAALDLRLDREPVERVGGMFHRTLAVALAQALSSCGEALTAPERGSGVLPMAGGVFQNVVFSEMIRQELSRRSQKPILHRTVPTNDGGISLGQAVFAIRALQEGV is encoded by the coding sequence GTGAGGATTCGAACCAGATACCGCATCGAGATCGAGGGGATCGTCCAGGGGGTCGGTTTCAGACCCTTCGTATACCGCCTGGCGGAGGAAATCGGCCTCACCGGGTGGGTGACCAACACCTCCGACGGGGTCCTCATCGAGGTGGAAGGCCCCGGGGAGGGCGTTGAAATGTTCACCGGTCGCCTGGAGAGGGAGGCCCCGCCCCTTTCGGCCATCACCTCGGTAGCAGGCCGCCATCTCCCACCCGCCGGCTACAGGGATTTCACCATCAGGGGCAGCATCGCCCGGCCGGACAGAAAGGTTCTCGTCTCCCCGGACACCGCCATCTGCCCCGATTGCAGAAGGGAACTCCTCGATCCTGACGACCGCCGCCACGGCTACCCCTTCATAAACTGCACAAACTGTGGCCCACGCTATACCATCATCAACTCCATTCCCTATGACCGCCCCAATACCTCCATGGCCCGATTTACCATGTGCCCCCGGTGCCGGGCTGAATATGACGACCCTGCCGACAGGAGGTTTCACGCACAGCCCAATGCGTGCGAGGAGTGCGGTCCCCGACTGCAATTCCGGCCGGTGGATGGCTCCAGCCGGTCCGGAGACCCGCTGCGGCTCACGGTCAAGGCCATCAGGCAGGGAAGGATCGCGGCCATAAAAGGCCTTGGTGGCTTCCATCTGGCTGTTGACCCCTTCAACGGAGGGGCGGTCAGGAGGCTCCGATCCCTTAAGGGGAGGGAGGAAAAGCCTTTTGCCGTCATGGTCAGGGACATGGAGACAGCCGGAAAGCTTTGCGTTCTCAAAGAAGGATCGGAGGACCTGCTGACAAGTACGGAGAGCCCCATCGTCCTGCTGAACAAACGCCCGGATCCCGGACTGGCTATCGCTGCGGAGGTGGCCCCGAAAAGCCGCTATTTCGGCCTCATGCTGCCCTACACCCCTCTTCATACCGTTCTGATGGAGGAGTTCGACGCCCTGGTCATGACCAGCGCCAACATCGCTGAAGAACCCCTTTCCGCCGACAACGAGGAGGCGCAAAGACGGCTTTCGGGAATCGCGGACATCTACCTGATGCATGACAGGGAAATCGTCCTGAGATGCGATGACTCCATCGTCATGCCGAACAGGGATGATCCGGCAAAAGGTCCCGTGGTTCTCCGGCGGGCGAGGGGTTTCGTGCCTGCCCCCGTCCCGCTGCCCATGTCAGGGGACCCGGTGCTGGCCCTGGGGCCGGAACTTAAGGGCACGGTTTGCCTGACCAGGGGGAACCAGGCCTTCATAGGTCAGCATCTCGGGGATCTGAAGAACATGGAGACGCTTTTGTTCCTCCGGGAGGTGGTCACCCATCTTATGGACATCCTCCAGGTTTCGCCCAGGGCTGTGGCCTGCGACATGCACCCTGATTACCTGACCTCCCGCCTGGTTGAGGAGGGGGAGAAAAATCCATGGGGAGAGGACCTTCCGGTGTATCGGGTCCAACATCACCAGGCGCATATTCTCAGCTGCATGGCCGAAAACGGGGTGGACGGACCTGCCCTCGGCCTTGCCCTGGACGGCACCGGGTACGGTACGGACGGAACCATATGGGGGGGGGAGATACTTTGGGTCGACGGAACCCGTATGCGCCGGCTTGGACACCTGAGAACAGTCTGGATGCCCGGCGGCGATCAGGCCATCCGGGAGCCCTACCGGATGGCCCTTTCCTGCCTCGTTGAGTGTCGGGGGCCGAAAGAGGCCATTAAGCTTGCGCCGGTGCTTTTTCCCGGGATTCTGGAGAACGACCTGGAGGTTCTAGCGGGTTTCGTCGAGAGGAGGACCCATGGCATAATGACCTCCAGCTGCGGCAGGCTCTTCGACGCCTTCTCGGCCATGCTGGGTGTTTGCCTCCGTTCGCGCTATGAGGGCCAGGCCGCCATCGAGCTGGAGATGTTGACGGATACTTCGGTTAAGGATACTCTCCCGTTTTCGGTGGGGTTCGACCAGGATGGAATGGCAACCATTGACATGCTTCCCGCTTTCGACGCCGCCCTGGACCTTCGCCTGGACCGGGAGCCGGTGGAAAGGGTAGGGGGGATGTTTCACAGGACCCTTGCCGTGGCCCTGGCACAGGCCCTTTCGAGCTGTGGAGAGGCCCTGACGGCCCCGGAGAGGGGATCCGGGGTGCTCCCTATGGCCGGCGGGGTGTTCCAGAACGTCGTATTCTCCGAAATGATCCGGCAGGAGCTTTCCCGCCGGTCCCAAAAGCCGATCCTGCATCGAACAGTCCCAACCAACGACGGTGGAATTTCCCTCGGCCAGGCGGTTTTCGCCATCAGAGCGCTTCAGGAAGGTGTTTAG
- the hypB gene encoding hydrogenase nickel incorporation protein HypB has protein sequence MDPIKLKKKILTRNDHIAAEIRDRFRSSGVSVINMVSSPGSGKTSLLEKTLGPLSTELAVGVIEGDILTENDARRIAMTGVPVHQINTGGACHLEAAMIRDALAHFDLDALDLLFIENVGNLVCPSAFDLGEGARVTIISVTEGDDKPLKYPAMFHTSDLMVINKMDLLPFTDFSVDSVIENARSANPSINILQTSCRTGKGLDGWMEFVRSFAAG, from the coding sequence ATGGACCCGATAAAGCTTAAGAAAAAAATCCTCACCAGGAACGACCATATCGCCGCCGAGATCAGGGATCGGTTCCGGTCCTCTGGTGTGTCCGTCATCAACATGGTCAGTTCCCCCGGCTCGGGCAAGACCTCCCTCCTGGAAAAAACCCTGGGACCCCTGTCCACTGAACTGGCCGTCGGCGTCATCGAGGGGGATATCCTGACGGAAAACGACGCCCGGCGTATCGCCATGACCGGGGTTCCGGTCCACCAGATCAACACCGGCGGCGCATGCCACCTGGAGGCAGCCATGATCAGGGATGCTCTCGCCCATTTCGACCTGGATGCCCTCGATCTTCTCTTCATCGAAAATGTGGGAAACCTGGTATGTCCTTCCGCCTTCGACCTCGGGGAAGGGGCCAGGGTGACGATTATCAGCGTCACGGAAGGGGACGACAAGCCGCTGAAATACCCCGCCATGTTCCATACGTCCGATCTGATGGTCATCAACAAGATGGACCTCCTGCCGTTTACAGATTTTTCCGTGGATTCCGTCATCGAGAACGCCAGGTCCGCGAACCCCTCCATCAATATCCTCCAGACGTCCTGCCGCACGGGGAAGGGCCTGGATGGGTGGATGGAATTCGTGAGATCCTTCGCCGCGGGATGA
- the hypA gene encoding hydrogenase maturation nickel metallochaperone HypA: MHELSIAMEILDIVEREASDHGAGRVINIRLRIGDLSGVETESLRFCFEAIRGEKDATRDADLIIMRVPVRIRCAPCAGEFEGEGHLLRCPSCGGLETELLEGDELNILDFEVE, translated from the coding sequence GTGCATGAACTCTCCATCGCCATGGAGATCCTCGACATCGTGGAAAGGGAGGCGTCAGACCACGGCGCCGGTCGGGTAATAAACATCCGTCTCAGGATAGGGGATCTGTCCGGCGTGGAAACGGAAAGTCTGAGGTTCTGCTTCGAGGCCATCCGGGGTGAGAAGGATGCAACTCGGGACGCGGACCTCATCATCATGAGGGTCCCCGTGAGGATTAGATGCGCGCCATGCGCGGGGGAGTTCGAGGGTGAGGGCCATCTCCTCCGCTGTCCTTCCTGCGGAGGTCTCGAGACGGAACTGCTTGAGGGCGATGAGTTGAATATACTTGATTTTGAAGTGGAATAA
- a CDS encoding hydrogenase maturation protease: MAETQNPCKTMILGVGNLLLRDEGVGVHAAVNLVELPLPDNIEVVEGGTDGFGLFNLILETDRLIVVDCVKGGGEPASIYSFDIDDYQHFPDVYKTSVHQISIEEVISLTGAFRKPPRTTIIGIEPAEVSMSMELSPRVLDKLPRVMELAIEAAGVDPAEYSHYLKPPFIKPGPDHRALLPT, translated from the coding sequence ATGGCCGAAACACAGAATCCCTGCAAAACGATGATCCTTGGGGTAGGGAACCTTCTGTTAAGGGACGAGGGGGTCGGCGTACATGCCGCCGTCAACCTCGTGGAACTTCCGCTCCCCGATAACATAGAGGTCGTCGAGGGAGGCACCGACGGATTCGGCCTGTTCAACCTCATTCTTGAAACCGACAGGCTCATCGTCGTCGATTGCGTTAAAGGCGGTGGTGAGCCTGCTTCCATTTACAGCTTTGATATCGACGATTACCAACATTTTCCGGACGTCTATAAAACATCGGTGCACCAGATCAGCATCGAGGAGGTAATCTCCCTGACGGGCGCCTTCCGGAAGCCGCCCCGTACCACGATCATTGGCATCGAGCCGGCCGAAGTGTCCATGTCCATGGAACTGTCGCCGCGCGTACTGGACAAGCTGCCGAGGGTTATGGAATTGGCGATCGAGGCCGCGGGGGTCGACCCCGCGGAATACAGCCATTACCTGAAACCGCCATTCATAAAACCCGGTCCCGACCACCGGGCGCTGCTTCCCACCTGA
- a CDS encoding nickel-dependent hydrogenase large subunit: MGQRIVVDPITRIEGHLKIEVEVENGKVKNAWSSGTMARGFEALLTGKDPRDASYVTSRFCGVCFSVHTMASVAALDDAFGAEVPDGGRILRNLVMGAEYLYDHVVHFYQLSALDYLDIMAVARYNGSDKELLAVKDKIVGLVKRGDTYPLTPRYEPDQFSVNDPEIVTMAVKHYLDALKVQVTARNMGAIFGGRAPHYQSIVVGGITQMPDADLIIKFKTMLEEVTAFIKNVYMKDVLLFGTGPLLPLAQAGIGGGHLNYLAYGAFPEDSTGKALFLKPGVIRNGNLGKVEPFDQKLITESVKHAWYKPNEPVHPSDGEQIFDLGKKDAYSFVKAPRYENMPMEVGPLARMLIMKEPNLMGLITNHGVKPGAVARHAARMLETVMMADRMQVWLGQLIELAGKPGFRIHDSAHYEPPVSAEGSGFYEAPRGALGHWIRIKDKKIANYQAVVPSTWNASPRDEKGQRGQYEESLIGVPIPDPENPINIVRVIRSFDPCLACAVHVIHPRTNEILKFRVE, from the coding sequence ATGGGCCAGAGAATAGTTGTCGACCCCATTACCCGTATTGAAGGACACCTGAAGATTGAGGTCGAGGTCGAAAACGGAAAGGTCAAAAACGCATGGAGCAGCGGAACCATGGCCCGGGGATTCGAGGCCCTTCTTACCGGTAAGGATCCAAGGGACGCCAGCTACGTGACCAGCCGTTTTTGCGGCGTGTGTTTTTCAGTTCACACCATGGCCTCAGTGGCCGCCTTGGACGATGCCTTCGGAGCTGAAGTACCGGACGGAGGACGAATCCTCCGGAACCTCGTCATGGGAGCCGAGTACCTGTACGACCATGTTGTCCACTTCTACCAGCTCAGCGCCCTTGATTACCTGGATATCATGGCCGTGGCCCGATACAATGGCTCGGACAAGGAGCTCCTGGCGGTCAAGGATAAGATTGTCGGTCTGGTAAAAAGGGGAGATACCTATCCCCTAACACCCAGATATGAACCCGACCAGTTCTCCGTCAACGATCCGGAGATCGTTACAATGGCCGTAAAGCACTACCTCGACGCGCTGAAGGTTCAGGTGACGGCCAGGAACATGGGGGCCATCTTCGGAGGCCGGGCGCCCCACTACCAGAGCATCGTTGTGGGAGGCATCACACAGATGCCCGACGCCGATCTGATCATCAAATTCAAGACCATGCTCGAAGAGGTCACCGCGTTTATCAAGAACGTATACATGAAGGACGTTCTTCTGTTCGGCACGGGACCGCTCCTCCCCCTGGCGCAGGCCGGGATTGGCGGCGGACATCTGAACTACCTGGCCTACGGGGCGTTCCCCGAGGATTCCACCGGCAAGGCACTTTTCCTCAAGCCGGGCGTCATCAGGAACGGGAATCTGGGCAAGGTTGAACCGTTCGACCAGAAACTCATAACAGAATCCGTCAAGCACGCCTGGTATAAGCCCAACGAGCCTGTCCATCCATCCGATGGCGAACAGATCTTCGATCTGGGCAAGAAGGACGCCTACAGCTTCGTAAAAGCGCCCAGGTACGAGAATATGCCCATGGAGGTCGGTCCTCTGGCCCGCATGCTTATCATGAAGGAGCCTAACCTGATGGGCCTTATTACCAACCATGGGGTTAAACCGGGAGCCGTTGCGAGACATGCCGCCAGGATGCTGGAAACGGTCATGATGGCCGACAGGATGCAGGTCTGGCTCGGGCAGCTTATTGAGCTTGCCGGCAAACCGGGCTTCAGGATTCACGATTCCGCCCATTACGAGCCGCCCGTGTCAGCGGAAGGCTCCGGCTTTTACGAGGCTCCTCGAGGGGCGTTGGGGCACTGGATCAGGATCAAGGATAAGAAGATCGCAAACTACCAGGCGGTGGTTCCCTCGACCTGGAACGCTTCACCCAGGGACGAGAAGGGGCAGCGGGGGCAGTATGAGGAATCCCTCATCGGTGTTCCTATACCCGACCCGGAGAACCCCATCAACATTGTTCGGGTGATCCGGTCCTTCGATCCATGCCTCGCGTGCGCCGTCCACGTTATCCACCCCAGGACCAACGAGATCCTGAAATTCAGGGTAGAGTAG
- a CDS encoding hydrogenase small subunit, with the protein MTLFGNVSRRDFLKFCAGTASLLGLSEAAVPRVARAMEAAARKPPVVWLEGQDCAGCSISFINSSNPGTAEIILDTISLRYHETIMAASGYQAEQARREAIKEGGYVLIVEGSIPGADERFCKVAGEPFVQSVSESAAKAAAVIAIGACATYGGIPAGTPSKGMGIGAAMEKGLVPKKPLINIPLCPVHPDHLVGTIVYYLLYGKPPPMDSLGRPVMFFDKLIHDNCERRGHFENGEFLTDWNEFSQRNWCMYLQGCKGPFTHSDCPKRRWNDGLNWCIGSSAPCQGCAEPEFYTGMAPLYVKTKEIAGLRIETVGAVMGGVVAAGLAGHFIGQAVTGRLGKGGPEEEGGEN; encoded by the coding sequence ATGACGTTATTTGGTAACGTAAGCAGACGTGATTTTCTCAAATTTTGCGCCGGCACGGCATCGTTGCTGGGTCTTTCAGAGGCGGCCGTACCCAGGGTCGCCAGAGCTATGGAGGCTGCGGCCAGGAAACCGCCCGTAGTATGGCTGGAGGGCCAGGACTGCGCCGGATGCAGTATTTCCTTCATCAATTCTTCCAACCCGGGAACGGCCGAGATCATCCTTGATACCATCTCGCTCAGGTACCACGAGACGATCATGGCCGCATCCGGCTATCAGGCTGAACAGGCCCGAAGGGAAGCCATCAAGGAGGGAGGGTACGTCCTCATCGTTGAAGGGTCCATTCCCGGGGCCGACGAACGGTTCTGTAAGGTGGCCGGCGAGCCTTTCGTCCAGAGCGTCAGCGAATCGGCCGCCAAAGCCGCCGCTGTAATCGCCATCGGAGCGTGCGCCACCTACGGCGGTATTCCCGCGGGCACGCCGTCCAAAGGCATGGGCATAGGCGCTGCCATGGAGAAGGGCCTCGTTCCCAAAAAGCCCCTCATCAACATCCCCCTCTGTCCGGTTCACCCGGATCACCTCGTCGGGACAATCGTATACTATCTCCTCTACGGGAAGCCGCCCCCCATGGACAGCCTGGGCAGGCCCGTCATGTTCTTCGACAAGCTTATCCATGACAACTGCGAGAGGCGCGGCCACTTCGAAAACGGCGAGTTCCTCACCGACTGGAACGAGTTTTCCCAGAGAAACTGGTGTATGTACCTTCAGGGCTGCAAGGGGCCGTTCACCCATTCGGACTGTCCCAAACGCCGCTGGAACGATGGGCTCAATTGGTGTATCGGGTCCAGCGCCCCGTGTCAGGGATGCGCCGAACCTGAATTCTACACCGGCATGGCGCCCCTTTACGTCAAGACGAAGGAGATCGCCGGACTCAGAATAGAGACCGTGGGAGCGGTAATGGGAGGCGTTGTGGCGGCGGGTCTGGCGGGGCATTTCATCGGTCAGGCCGTGACGGGGAGGCTCGGAAAGGGTGGGCCGGAGGAAGAAGGAGGTGAGAACTGA
- a CDS encoding rRNA pseudouridine synthase, whose amino-acid sequence MDKIRLHKAIADAGIASRRAAEKMIAEGKVVVNDQTVTTMGFMVDPRSDSITIDGVPLKGPGKKRTYLVYKPKNVICTRHDPQGRRTVFDLLPEDLREGLHSAGRLDYDAEGLIILTNDGALTLHLTHPKNHVPKTYLVKLKGKISPQSIKSLKTGLDLDDGKTLPARVSIIKSEGSRKNSWIRITLREGRKNQIKRMAAAVGHPVLRIMRIAIGPIEVTGRMRPGTFRKLAPPEIRNLYI is encoded by the coding sequence GTGGATAAGATACGTCTTCATAAGGCTATTGCCGATGCGGGAATCGCTTCGAGGCGTGCGGCTGAAAAGATGATCGCCGAGGGGAAGGTCGTAGTCAACGATCAGACCGTTACGACCATGGGGTTCATGGTCGATCCGCGGTCCGATTCCATCACCATTGACGGCGTTCCTCTGAAAGGTCCCGGGAAAAAGAGGACCTACCTGGTATACAAGCCTAAAAACGTAATATGCACCAGGCACGATCCGCAGGGACGCAGGACGGTTTTCGACCTTCTTCCCGAAGACCTCCGGGAGGGCCTCCACAGCGCCGGGCGTCTGGATTACGACGCCGAGGGACTTATCATCCTCACAAATGACGGCGCCCTCACGTTACATCTGACACATCCGAAAAACCACGTTCCTAAAACATACCTGGTAAAGCTGAAGGGCAAAATAAGCCCCCAGTCCATTAAGAGCCTGAAAACCGGCCTGGATCTGGATGACGGGAAAACGCTTCCCGCCAGGGTATCTATCATCAAATCGGAAGGATCCAGGAAAAATTCATGGATCAGGATAACTTTACGGGAAGGAAGAAAGAACCAGATCAAGCGTATGGCCGCCGCCGTAGGTCACCCGGTCCTCAGGATCATGCGTATCGCCATCGGTCCCATTGAAGTGACCGGGCGCATGAGGCCGGGAACATTCCGCAAACTGGCCCCGCCCGAAATCAGGAACCTTTACATCTGA
- the scpB gene encoding SMC-Scp complex subunit ScpB has product MDKNGKALIEALLFASSKPVPVDVLQDVTGLPDRTVREALLALAGEYDAQGRGIALKEVAGGFQIRTKPEFSRQISAMYQSRPRRRLSRLSLEALAIVAYRQPVTRSEIENIRGVDSGAVMKTLLVQGMIRILGRKESPGRPMLYGTTREFLEYFELRDIESLPSLEEIADLGEIGSPERES; this is encoded by the coding sequence ATGGATAAAAACGGAAAAGCTCTCATAGAGGCCCTACTGTTCGCATCGTCCAAACCCGTGCCCGTGGATGTCCTCCAGGATGTTACGGGGCTTCCCGACAGGACCGTCCGGGAAGCGCTTCTGGCGCTCGCCGGGGAGTACGATGCCCAGGGAAGGGGAATAGCATTAAAAGAGGTTGCCGGAGGATTTCAGATAAGGACGAAACCGGAATTTTCCAGGCAGATCAGCGCGATGTATCAGTCTCGGCCGAGGAGGCGCCTGTCCAGGTTGAGCCTCGAGGCACTGGCCATCGTGGCGTACAGGCAACCCGTAACGAGGTCGGAGATCGAGAACATACGTGGCGTCGACTCGGGGGCCGTCATGAAGACTCTTCTGGTCCAGGGGATGATCCGTATTCTTGGAAGAAAGGAGTCCCCCGGACGGCCCATGCTCTACGGAACAACGAGGGAATTTCTTGAGTACTTTGAACTCAGGGATATCGAATCACTGCCCAGCCTTGAGGAGATCGCGGACCTCGGGGAAATCGGTTCACCTGAGAGGGAAAGTTAA
- a CDS encoding segregation/condensation protein A, with protein MTSDGFLRDFDTGSLDDYRIELDNFQGPLDLLLHLIKKNEVDIYDIPVARITSQYVEYLDLMRELDLDVASEFLVMASTLIHLKSRMLLPFEEEEGEEEKEDPREELVRRLIEYQKYKRAAEEFSARPFLGMDVFSRPEEKISAEGEARFIEANMFQLMDAFSRVLTEAEKRKPHEVTRERFTVEDGIGHIEALLSERSSARFVDLFEMNAGRRRIVTIFLAVLELIKRGWLQPVQKDRHAPLRLIRVPDDPNGSGRENPRKQVDDG; from the coding sequence ATGACTTCCGATGGGTTTCTCAGGGACTTCGATACCGGTTCACTGGACGACTATCGCATCGAACTGGACAACTTTCAAGGGCCCCTGGATCTCCTCCTGCACCTCATCAAGAAAAATGAGGTGGATATCTATGATATCCCCGTCGCCCGGATCACCAGCCAATATGTTGAATACCTGGACCTGATGAGGGAACTTGACCTTGACGTCGCCAGCGAGTTCCTCGTAATGGCGTCCACCCTTATTCACCTGAAATCCCGGATGCTCCTGCCCTTTGAAGAGGAGGAGGGTGAGGAAGAAAAGGAGGACCCCAGGGAGGAGTTGGTCCGGAGGCTCATCGAATACCAGAAGTACAAGAGGGCCGCGGAGGAGTTCTCGGCCCGTCCGTTTCTGGGCATGGATGTCTTCTCGAGACCCGAGGAAAAGATCTCCGCTGAAGGTGAGGCAAGGTTCATCGAGGCTAATATGTTCCAGCTCATGGATGCCTTCAGCAGGGTCCTCACCGAGGCCGAAAAGAGGAAACCCCATGAGGTTACCAGGGAGCGCTTCACCGTCGAGGACGGTATAGGACACATTGAAGCCCTCCTCTCGGAAAGGAGCAGCGCCAGGTTTGTGGATCTGTTTGAAATGAATGCCGGCAGAAGGAGGATCGTCACCATCTTCCTGGCAGTTCTGGAACTCATCAAAAGGGGATGGCTTCAGCCGGTCCAGAAGGACCGGCATGCCCCGCTCAGGCTGATCCGGGTCCCAGATGATCCCAACGGTTCAGGGCGGGAAAACCCGAGGAAGCAGGTCGATGATGGATAA